The following proteins are encoded in a genomic region of Desulfosporosinus youngiae DSM 17734:
- the glgD gene encoding glucose-1-phosphate adenylyltransferase subunit GlgD has translation MSNAIGIIFANSESDNLQGLALERPIAAVPFGGRYRILDFALSSMVNSGIRTIGIVTPHQYRPLLDHLGAGKDWFLERKDGGLFILPGVMHGLAGKNHTFCIKDLKNNLEYLEKDFVENVVISSGDQIFNINFKDALEFHKDKHADVTLIYKVITEAGADSNSAALLELDENHKVCNIKENSPLQEDGLGHSRFVNILLIRRELLMNIIENYSSYGCLDLITILAANLEVLKIYGSPTRSFVGTIRTIKDYFDRTMDLLDLNVREQLWLGVDRTHTKVVDNPPTKYTSRAKINNSLIASGCSIAGEVINSIVFRGVKIEEGCRIQNSIIMPKCYIHANAQTNYAILDKSVIVHGENVLKGNPNQPLVVLKKAVI, from the coding sequence ATGTCAAATGCGATAGGAATTATTTTTGCTAATAGCGAATCAGATAACTTGCAGGGGCTGGCTTTAGAAAGACCCATAGCTGCCGTTCCCTTCGGAGGCAGATATCGAATCCTCGATTTTGCGTTATCGAGCATGGTTAATTCCGGGATCAGGACCATTGGCATAGTGACCCCTCACCAATATCGGCCGCTGCTGGATCACTTGGGGGCCGGAAAAGATTGGTTTTTAGAACGGAAAGACGGTGGGTTATTTATTTTACCCGGAGTTATGCATGGCTTGGCAGGAAAGAATCATACCTTTTGTATTAAAGATTTGAAAAATAACCTGGAATATCTGGAAAAAGATTTTGTGGAAAACGTGGTCATCAGCAGCGGCGATCAAATATTCAATATTAATTTTAAAGATGCTCTGGAATTTCATAAGGACAAGCATGCCGATGTTACCTTAATATATAAAGTAATCACTGAAGCCGGGGCTGACTCAAATAGTGCGGCACTGCTTGAGCTTGACGAAAATCATAAAGTGTGTAATATCAAAGAAAATAGCCCTCTTCAAGAGGATGGGCTTGGACATTCCCGATTTGTGAATATTTTGCTAATCCGCCGGGAGCTTTTAATGAATATTATTGAAAACTATAGTTCCTATGGCTGTCTTGATTTAATCACAATTTTAGCCGCAAATCTTGAAGTTCTGAAGATTTACGGCAGTCCTACACGGTCGTTTGTGGGAACGATTCGCACCATAAAGGATTATTTTGATCGAACCATGGATTTGCTGGACTTAAACGTTCGTGAACAACTATGGTTGGGAGTTGATCGCACACATACAAAAGTGGTGGACAATCCGCCGACTAAATACACTTCCCGGGCCAAAATCAACAATTCCTTAATTGCCAGCGGATGCTCAATAGCGGGGGAGGTCATAAACTCCATTGTTTTTCGGGGAGTGAAAATTGAGGAAGGGTGCAGAATCCAAAATAGTATCATCATGCCGAAATGCTATATTCATGCCAATGCTCAGACCAACTATGCCATTCTCGACAAATCAGTCATAGTTCACGGAGAAAATGTCCTAAAAGGAAATCCGAATCAACCTTTAGTCGTTCTTAAAAAGGCTGTAATCTGA
- the glgA gene encoding glycogen synthase GlgA, which translates to MKLVFVTAEADPFAKTGGLGEVAGSLPAFLHKQGIDVRVIMPKYSSISEEFQREFKHLAHFDVQVAWRKQYCGLDELVYQGVPYYFIDNEYYFTRSQVYGEYDDAERFAFFSRAALESLIHIPGFKPDILHCHDWHTALIPLMLKEFYSREPLYYPIKTVFTIHNLKYQGIFAREVLGDILGLGMEFFQENGLEFHGAINFMKGALLYADQITTVSPTYAEEIQHPFYGESLDGMLRKRREVLTGILNGIDNEIYDPFNDPNLVMPYHDIALAKEENKKHLQRVLGLPVRGDTALLGMVTRLVDQKGLDLLAHVLEEILELDIQMAVLGTGDYKYEEMLRFFAAKYPEKLAVRLEFSDQLAHQIYAGTDMFLMPSRFEPCGIAQMIAMRYGSVPIVRETGGLKDTVFAYNDITGTGNGFSFMNYNAHELLFTVQRALRIYQENKPIWNQIRLRGMECDFSWNRSAAAYIEIYKSLLHIS; encoded by the coding sequence ATGAAACTGGTTTTTGTGACAGCTGAAGCAGATCCTTTTGCTAAAACCGGCGGGTTAGGGGAAGTTGCGGGTTCATTACCGGCCTTCCTGCATAAACAGGGTATTGATGTGCGCGTCATTATGCCCAAGTACAGCAGCATCTCTGAGGAATTTCAGAGAGAGTTTAAACATTTAGCCCATTTCGATGTCCAGGTTGCTTGGCGTAAACAATATTGCGGCTTAGATGAACTGGTTTACCAGGGGGTGCCTTATTATTTCATTGACAACGAGTACTATTTTACGCGCTCCCAGGTTTATGGAGAATACGACGACGCAGAGCGATTCGCGTTTTTCTCCCGAGCCGCGCTGGAGAGTTTAATACACATCCCGGGGTTTAAACCGGATATCCTGCATTGTCATGATTGGCATACGGCTTTAATTCCCCTTATGCTGAAGGAGTTTTATAGCCGGGAGCCGCTCTACTATCCCATAAAAACCGTCTTTACGATTCATAACTTGAAATATCAAGGGATTTTTGCCAGGGAAGTCCTGGGTGATATCTTGGGTCTGGGTATGGAATTTTTCCAGGAAAATGGCCTGGAATTTCACGGCGCGATCAATTTTATGAAGGGTGCTCTGCTCTATGCAGATCAGATTACGACGGTGAGTCCGACCTATGCTGAGGAAATTCAGCATCCTTTTTACGGGGAAAGCCTTGACGGCATGTTAAGAAAACGAAGGGAAGTTCTGACGGGAATTCTGAACGGTATAGACAATGAGATCTATGATCCTTTCAACGATCCTAATCTGGTTATGCCCTATCACGACATAGCTCTTGCTAAAGAAGAAAACAAAAAGCACCTGCAAAGGGTTTTGGGACTTCCGGTCAGAGGAGACACTGCCCTGCTGGGAATGGTAACCCGGCTCGTTGACCAAAAAGGTTTGGATCTTTTGGCGCATGTTCTCGAAGAAATTTTGGAACTGGATATCCAAATGGCAGTCCTTGGTACGGGAGACTATAAATATGAAGAAATGCTGAGATTTTTTGCTGCCAAATATCCGGAGAAACTCGCTGTACGGTTAGAGTTCTCAGATCAGCTGGCCCATCAAATTTATGCCGGAACCGACATGTTTCTCATGCCCTCACGTTTTGAACCCTGCGGTATTGCTCAAATGATCGCTATGCGCTATGGATCTGTTCCGATCGTTCGTGAAACCGGAGGATTGAAGGATACCGTGTTTGCCTATAACGATATTACCGGGACCGGAAATGGATTCAGCTTTATGAATTACAATGCCCATGAATTATTATTTACGGTACAGCGAGCCTTGAGAATCTACCAAGAAAACAAACCAATCTGGAATCAGATACGTCTCAGGGGCATGGAGTGTGATTTCAGCTGGAACCGATCTGCCGCTGCTTATATCGAAATTTATAAGTCCCTATTGCACATATCCTGA
- a CDS encoding glycogen/starch/alpha-glucan phosphorylase yields the protein MFTDKESFKQAYLMKLIAGEGITADEATPWDKFVALVMLLKEKMSYYRAINKNSISQGKQIYYFSMEFLIGKLLHNYLVNFKIEDLVREGLADLDIKLEDLLEQEADPGLGNGGLGRLAACFLDSMAFLGIDGHGNGIRYKYGLFEQKIVSGNQVEIADNWLKNGYPWEMRKMDKAVIVKFKGTVRHELKDGRVVFVHENYEPVLAVPYDVPIMSYDNPSYINNLRLWSAETTCSELDLACFNRGEFNQATSFRSEVEAISYILYPDDSSRAGRELRLRQEYFFVAAGLGTIVRSYKKKNGLSSLHNFSRRVSVHINDTHPVLCIPELMRILIDEEGMGWDEAWNITVNTMSFTNHTIMPEAMEKWPIDMVKTLLPRIYMIIEEIDRRFKEDLAARFMDHEEVVQNTHILKDGYVWMANLAIVGSSSVNGVAQLHTKILKNEVFKDYFRVFGYKFNNKTNGVNHRRFLLAANPKLSHLITEAVGPNWKEDAGELKKLQAFKDDQSFLEQLAKVKYENKCRLAERVTSGYGIVLDPQSIFDVQVKRIHAYKRQLLNVLKIMHLYNKCLNEPDRLTGSQTFIFGGKAAPGYHYAKTVIKLINCLSKKIEQDPRVREKLKIVFIENFNVSQGELIYPAADISEQISTASKEASGTGNMKFMMNGALTLGTLDGANVEIREAVGEDNVFIFGLTAEQVLDYTRHGGYKPWDEYHNHPELRTCVDQLNGGFFDNMGEEFRTLYDSLMIYNDEFFILKDFPSYIQTHEKLQSLYLNPKEWNKHSLLNIAGSGIFSSDRTIREYADWIWKVRYRTVNSISSI from the coding sequence ATGTTCACCGATAAAGAAAGCTTTAAGCAAGCCTATCTAATGAAGCTGATTGCAGGGGAAGGAATTACAGCCGATGAAGCGACCCCTTGGGATAAATTTGTGGCCTTAGTTATGCTGCTCAAAGAAAAAATGAGCTATTACCGGGCTATCAATAAAAACTCTATTTCTCAGGGAAAACAAATCTACTATTTTTCCATGGAGTTTCTAATTGGCAAACTTCTGCATAATTATTTAGTCAACTTCAAAATAGAGGATCTGGTAAGAGAAGGTTTGGCAGACTTGGATATTAAGCTTGAGGATCTCTTGGAGCAGGAAGCAGATCCGGGGTTGGGTAATGGAGGTTTAGGAAGACTGGCCGCTTGTTTTCTCGATTCGATGGCTTTCCTGGGAATTGATGGGCATGGCAATGGTATTCGCTATAAGTATGGGTTGTTTGAGCAAAAAATTGTATCCGGGAATCAAGTTGAGATAGCAGACAACTGGCTGAAAAATGGTTATCCTTGGGAAATGAGAAAGATGGATAAAGCAGTTATCGTCAAATTTAAAGGGACAGTGAGGCATGAACTTAAAGATGGCCGGGTCGTGTTTGTCCATGAAAACTATGAGCCGGTCCTGGCTGTGCCCTATGATGTCCCGATTATGAGCTACGACAATCCAAGCTATATTAACAACTTAAGGTTATGGAGCGCGGAAACCACCTGCAGTGAACTGGATTTGGCCTGTTTTAATCGGGGAGAGTTTAATCAGGCGACAAGCTTTAGGTCAGAAGTAGAGGCTATTTCGTATATTCTCTATCCGGACGATAGCAGCCGGGCCGGCAGAGAGTTAAGGCTCAGACAGGAATATTTCTTTGTTGCCGCTGGTTTAGGAACCATTGTGAGGAGTTATAAGAAAAAGAATGGGTTAAGTTCCCTGCATAACTTCTCAAGACGTGTTTCAGTTCATATTAATGATACTCATCCGGTATTGTGTATCCCTGAACTGATGCGCATCCTGATTGATGAAGAAGGAATGGGATGGGATGAAGCCTGGAATATCACGGTTAACACTATGTCCTTTACCAATCATACCATTATGCCTGAAGCCATGGAAAAGTGGCCGATTGACATGGTCAAAACTCTTTTGCCCAGGATCTATATGATTATTGAAGAGATCGACCGAAGGTTTAAAGAAGATCTGGCAGCTCGTTTTATGGATCATGAGGAAGTGGTGCAGAACACCCATATTTTGAAAGATGGATATGTTTGGATGGCTAATCTGGCCATTGTCGGCAGTTCTTCCGTAAATGGGGTCGCCCAATTACACACAAAAATTCTAAAAAATGAAGTGTTTAAAGACTACTTCCGTGTTTTCGGGTATAAATTTAATAATAAGACCAATGGAGTGAATCACAGGCGTTTTCTTTTAGCCGCAAATCCCAAGTTATCTCACCTGATCACAGAGGCGGTCGGGCCAAACTGGAAGGAAGATGCCGGAGAACTAAAGAAACTTCAGGCTTTTAAGGATGATCAGAGTTTTTTAGAACAGCTGGCTAAAGTAAAGTATGAAAACAAATGCCGCTTGGCTGAGAGGGTCACTTCCGGATATGGGATTGTCCTTGACCCACAGTCCATATTTGATGTCCAGGTAAAACGAATTCATGCCTATAAACGGCAATTGCTTAATGTCTTAAAGATTATGCACTTGTACAATAAGTGCCTGAATGAACCGGATAGGTTAACAGGTTCACAAACTTTCATCTTCGGCGGAAAAGCAGCTCCCGGCTATCATTATGCCAAAACCGTTATTAAGCTCATTAATTGCTTAAGTAAAAAGATAGAACAGGATCCGAGAGTTCGGGAGAAACTTAAAATTGTCTTTATCGAGAATTTCAATGTATCCCAAGGAGAATTGATTTATCCGGCGGCTGACATCAGTGAACAAATATCAACGGCCAGCAAAGAAGCTTCAGGTACCGGAAATATGAAATTCATGATGAACGGGGCTCTTACCTTAGGGACTCTGGATGGAGCTAATGTAGAAATCAGAGAGGCTGTGGGAGAGGATAATGTTTTCATCTTTGGGCTGACTGCTGAGCAAGTACTGGATTACACCCGGCATGGAGGATATAAGCCATGGGATGAATACCACAATCATCCCGAACTGAGAACCTGTGTGGACCAATTAAATGGCGGATTTTTCGATAATATGGGAGAAGAATTCAGAACGTTATACGATTCTCTGATGATTTATAATGACGAATTCTTTATATTGAAGGATTTCCCATCCTATATTCAAACCCATGAAAAGCTTCAATCCCTTTACTTGAATCCCAAGGAGTGGAACAAACATTCGCTGCTCAATATTGCGGGTTCAGGGATCTTCTCAAGTGACAGAACCATCAGGGAATATGCAGATTGGATATGGAAGGTCCGATATCGTACGGTGAATAGTATTTCCTCAATTTAA
- the glgB gene encoding 1,4-alpha-glucan branching protein GlgB: protein MNTKSFLEPDEVYLFNRGELYHSYLILGAHIIECGAVRGTNFAVWVPEALKVCLVGEFNNWCSSAGSMIEIGNTGVWSIFVPKDLQGQFYKYEIHTRNGQVLLKADPFAFFSELRPATASIVWHLPGYQWQDQGWMESRKEIKVKQAPLLIYEVHPGSWRKQKDGTFYNWRTLAIELLDYVLKMGYTHIELMPIAEHPFDGSWGYQITGYYSCTSRFGTPEDFMFFIDQCHQAGIGVILDWVPGHFCKDAHGLGEFNGSPLYENDRNEQWGTYNFNFEKSEVWSYLISNAVFWLDIFHVDGLRVDGVSSMLYFDYGKPGDSWRRNIYGGRENLQAVAFMQRLNEVVSDYFPEVLMIAEESTEWPLVSYPTDVNGLGYNFKWNMGWMNDTLRYMSLDFPLRKANHQLLTFSMTYAFSENFILPLSHDEVVHGKRSLINRMPGDYWQKFAGLRSLYGYWMCHPGKKLLFMGGEFAQFIEWNESAELDWFLLEYEMHRKLQTFVRDLNKLYRQEKALWENEEDWSGFEWIDVHNHQQSILVFCRKAQEKDDFLVILINFQTNRYENFRLGVPQKGLYQELFNSDQGIYGGNNHINPSLIKAEKVAWHGQMFSLTIKVAPLAIIILKPTFERKELEGQKVCSPIKKALSKPI from the coding sequence TTGCTGTTTGGGTACCTGAAGCGCTTAAGGTTTGCCTTGTGGGAGAGTTTAATAACTGGTGTTCCTCCGCTGGTTCGATGATTGAAATCGGCAACACTGGGGTTTGGTCCATCTTTGTGCCCAAGGATCTCCAAGGGCAGTTCTATAAATATGAAATCCATACCAGGAATGGTCAAGTGTTGTTAAAAGCTGACCCTTTTGCCTTCTTTTCAGAATTAAGGCCGGCTACTGCCTCGATCGTTTGGCACCTGCCAGGTTATCAATGGCAGGATCAAGGGTGGATGGAATCCAGAAAAGAAATCAAGGTTAAGCAAGCTCCACTTCTGATCTATGAAGTTCATCCCGGCTCCTGGAGAAAGCAAAAGGATGGAACCTTTTATAATTGGAGAACGCTGGCAATTGAACTGCTGGATTATGTTCTGAAAATGGGGTATACCCATATTGAATTGATGCCTATTGCCGAACACCCCTTCGATGGTTCCTGGGGCTATCAAATAACAGGGTATTACTCATGCACCAGTCGATTCGGGACTCCAGAGGATTTTATGTTTTTTATAGACCAGTGCCACCAAGCAGGTATAGGGGTTATTTTAGATTGGGTTCCAGGTCATTTTTGTAAAGATGCTCATGGCTTAGGCGAATTTAACGGCTCGCCGCTCTATGAAAATGATAGAAATGAACAATGGGGAACCTATAATTTTAATTTTGAGAAATCTGAGGTTTGGAGCTATCTGATTTCCAACGCAGTTTTTTGGCTGGATATATTTCACGTCGATGGGTTAAGGGTGGATGGAGTAAGCAGTATGCTCTATTTTGACTACGGAAAGCCAGGCGATTCCTGGAGACGCAACATTTATGGAGGCCGGGAGAATCTTCAGGCTGTTGCATTTATGCAGAGGCTAAATGAAGTCGTTTCTGACTATTTTCCTGAGGTACTTATGATTGCTGAGGAATCGACGGAATGGCCGCTTGTCTCTTATCCGACGGACGTGAATGGCCTGGGCTATAATTTTAAATGGAATATGGGTTGGATGAACGATACTTTGCGCTATATGAGCCTGGATTTTCCTTTGCGTAAAGCTAACCATCAATTGTTGACCTTCTCAATGACCTACGCTTTTTCGGAAAATTTTATTTTACCCCTATCCCATGATGAGGTGGTCCATGGCAAGAGGTCATTGATCAATAGAATGCCGGGTGATTATTGGCAGAAATTTGCAGGATTGAGAAGTCTCTATGGATATTGGATGTGCCACCCGGGTAAAAAGTTACTATTTATGGGCGGGGAGTTTGCCCAATTTATCGAGTGGAATGAGTCTGCTGAACTGGATTGGTTTCTTTTAGAGTATGAAATGCACAGGAAGCTTCAAACCTTTGTGCGGGATTTAAATAAATTATACCGTCAAGAAAAAGCCCTTTGGGAAAACGAAGAGGATTGGTCAGGCTTTGAATGGATTGATGTCCATAATCATCAGCAAAGTATTCTGGTATTTTGCCGAAAAGCGCAGGAAAAGGATGATTTCCTTGTTATATTGATCAATTTCCAGACCAATCGTTATGAGAACTTTCGTTTGGGAGTACCCCAAAAAGGGCTCTATCAAGAACTATTTAATTCTGATCAGGGGATTTACGGGGGGAACAATCACATTAATCCATCATTAATCAAAGCCGAAAAGGTTGCCTGGCACGGTCAAATGTTCTCATTAACCATCAAGGTTGCTCCCTTAGCAATCATAATCTTAAAACCAACGTTTGAGAGGAAAGAATTGGAGGGACAAAAGGTATGTTCACCGATAAAGAAAGCTTTAAGCAAGCCTATCTAA
- a CDS encoding glucose-1-phosphate adenylyltransferase, with protein sequence MKRRECIAMLLAGGQGSRLGGLTRNRAKPAVSFCGKYRIIDFTLSNCTNSNINTVGVLIQYKPFLLNSYIGLGSAWDLDNPFGGVHILPPFLGETEGSWYNGTANAVYQNYEFIDYYDPEYVIILSGDHVYKMDYTLMLKFHKEKKSEITIATIQVPWEEASRFGILTIDEDSRITKFTEKPTQPDSNLASMGVYIFNGSTLKQALIADKGDYLSQNDFGKNIIPHQLNQGKRVYAYKFDGYWRDVGTIESYYQANMESLRDGHFLNFFDPKFRIFSNEDIFPPHFIGSTAELENSLICNGCIVHGKVINSILAPGVYVGEGVEIRDSIVLPYVKVHKGSVVRRTIIGENAEIMSHCVIGADGLGDPPQDGITVIEDNHLIAEGTVINAGMNIYRSRAI encoded by the coding sequence ATGAAAAGGCGGGAATGTATTGCAATGCTCTTAGCCGGCGGACAAGGAAGCCGATTAGGCGGTTTAACCAGAAATCGTGCTAAACCAGCAGTCTCTTTCTGCGGTAAGTATCGAATTATTGACTTTACGTTGAGTAACTGCACCAATTCAAACATTAATACGGTCGGTGTTCTTATTCAATATAAGCCGTTTCTCCTGAATTCATATATCGGTCTGGGTTCTGCGTGGGATTTAGATAATCCTTTTGGCGGAGTTCATATTCTTCCGCCCTTTCTCGGGGAAACAGAAGGAAGTTGGTATAACGGAACGGCAAATGCCGTGTACCAAAATTATGAGTTCATCGATTATTACGATCCGGAATACGTGATCATTCTTTCTGGAGACCATGTCTATAAAATGGACTATACTCTTATGCTCAAGTTTCACAAAGAAAAAAAATCTGAGATTACCATAGCTACAATTCAAGTACCGTGGGAGGAGGCTTCCCGGTTTGGGATTCTAACCATTGATGAAGACTCCAGAATTACGAAATTCACTGAAAAACCAACCCAGCCGGATAGTAATCTTGCCTCGATGGGGGTCTATATCTTTAACGGTTCCACCCTTAAGCAAGCTTTAATTGCCGATAAGGGAGATTATTTGTCCCAAAATGATTTCGGGAAAAATATTATTCCTCATCAATTGAATCAGGGAAAACGAGTTTATGCCTATAAGTTTGACGGATACTGGCGGGATGTGGGTACTATTGAAAGCTATTATCAAGCGAATATGGAGTCTTTAAGAGATGGGCACTTTCTTAATTTTTTTGATCCGAAGTTTCGGATCTTTTCCAATGAAGATATCTTTCCTCCACACTTCATAGGGTCAACAGCGGAACTGGAGAATAGTTTGATTTGTAATGGGTGCATCGTGCATGGCAAGGTCATTAATTCAATTTTGGCACCGGGGGTCTATGTGGGAGAAGGGGTAGAAATAAGAGATTCTATTGTTTTGCCATATGTAAAAGTACACAAAGGATCGGTCGTTCGCCGGACAATTATTGGAGAAAATGCAGAAATCATGAGTCACTGTGTTATTGGTGCAGATGGGCTGGGAGATCCTCCGCAAGATGGTATAACGGTTATCGAGGATAATCATCTGATTGCTGAAGGTACTGTTATTAATGCCGGTATGAATATTTACAGGAGCCGGGCGATTTAA